In uncultured Bacteroides sp., one genomic interval encodes:
- a CDS encoding transcriptional repressor, giving the protein MDKQNVKETVKQIFTEYLNANEHRKTPERYAILDTIYSIEGHFGIDMLYSKMMNQENFRVSRATLYNTIILLIDAKLIIKHQFGNSSQYEKSFNIETHHHLICTECGKVSEFQNDTLKNAIANTKLTKFQMSHYSLYIYGICSRCAWAKKRKKQINNKL; this is encoded by the coding sequence ATGGATAAACAAAACGTGAAAGAAACAGTAAAACAGATATTCACTGAATATCTTAATGCAAACGAACATCGGAAAACTCCCGAACGTTATGCAATTCTCGACACAATATATTCCATCGAGGGGCATTTTGGTATTGACATGCTGTATAGCAAAATGATGAATCAGGAAAACTTCCGCGTCAGTCGTGCCACTCTTTATAATACCATTATACTTCTGATTGATGCGAAACTGATTATTAAGCATCAATTTGGAAATTCTTCCCAGTACGAAAAATCATTTAATATTGAAACGCATCACCATCTTATCTGTACGGAATGTGGTAAGGTGTCCGAGTTTCAGAATGATACGCTCAAAAATGCAATTGCAAATACAAAGCTAACCAAGTTTCAAATGTCACATTATTCTTTATATATATATGGCATTTGCAGTAGGTGTGCCTGGGCGAAGAAGAGAAAAAAGCAAATAAATAATAAACTATAG
- a CDS encoding adenylosuccinate synthase, with the protein MKVDVLLGLQWGDEGKGKVVDVLTPNYDVVARFQGGPNAGHTLEFEGQKYVLRSIPSGIFQGDKVNIIGNGVVLDPALFKAEAESLEASGHNLKERLHISKKAHLILPTHRILDAAYEAAKGDAKVGTTGKGIGPTYTDKISRNGVRVGDILHNFDTIYSQAKARHEAILKSLNFEYDLTQLEKEWFEGIEYLKQFHFVDSEHEINNLLRDGKSVLCEGAQGTMLDIDFGSYPFVTSSNTVCAGACTGLGVAPNRIGEVFGIFKAYCTRVGSGPFPTELFDETGETICQIGHEYGAVTGRKRRCGWIDLVALKYSVMINGVTKLIMMKSDVLDTFETIKACVAYKVDGEEIDYFPYDINENVEPVYVELPAWQVDMTKMQSEDEFPEEFNAYVSFLEEQLEVPIKIVSVGPDRDQTIIRYTEE; encoded by the coding sequence ATGAAAGTAGACGTTTTATTAGGATTGCAGTGGGGTGATGAAGGTAAAGGTAAGGTTGTTGATGTATTAACACCTAACTATGACGTGGTAGCTCGTTTTCAGGGCGGACCAAATGCTGGTCACACACTCGAATTCGAAGGACAGAAATATGTGCTTCGTTCTATTCCTTCCGGTATTTTTCAGGGAGATAAAGTAAATATCATTGGTAATGGTGTTGTATTAGATCCAGCTTTGTTTAAGGCTGAGGCTGAATCTTTGGAAGCTTCCGGTCATAACCTGAAAGAAAGACTTCACATTTCTAAAAAGGCACATCTTATTCTCCCTACTCACCGTATTCTGGATGCAGCCTATGAAGCAGCAAAAGGTGATGCTAAGGTAGGAACTACAGGTAAAGGTATCGGCCCTACTTATACTGATAAAATTAGTCGTAACGGTGTTCGTGTAGGTGATATACTTCATAATTTCGATACAATTTATTCTCAGGCTAAAGCTCGCCACGAAGCGATTCTTAAGAGCCTTAACTTTGAATACGATTTAACTCAGCTTGAAAAAGAATGGTTTGAAGGTATTGAATATCTGAAGCAATTCCATTTTGTTGATAGCGAACACGAGATAAATAATTTGCTTCGCGACGGAAAGAGTGTTCTTTGCGAAGGAGCACAGGGAACTATGCTTGATATTGACTTTGGTTCTTATCCTTTCGTTACTTCATCTAATACTGTTTGTGCAGGAGCTTGCACAGGTCTAGGTGTTGCGCCGAATAGAATAGGAGAGGTTTTCGGTATTTTCAAAGCATACTGCACACGTGTAGGTAGCGGTCCTTTCCCAACTGAATTGTTTGACGAAACAGGCGAAACTATTTGCCAGATTGGTCACGAATATGGTGCTGTAACTGGTCGTAAACGTCGTTGCGGATGGATTGACCTGGTTGCCTTGAAGTATTCTGTAATGATTAACGGCGTTACTAAGCTGATAATGATGAAGAGCGATGTACTCGATACTTTTGAAACTATTAAGGCTTGTGTGGCATATAAAGTGGATGGTGAGGAAATTGATTACTTCCCATATGATATTAACGAGAATGTAGAACCTGTATATGTTGAACTTCCTGCATGGCAGGTTGATATGACTAAGATGCAGAGCGAAGATGAATTCCCTGAAGAATTCAATGCTTATGTTTCATTCCTGGAAGAACAACTGGAAGTGCCTATTAAGATTGTATCTGTAGGACCGGACAGAGACCAGACTATTATTAGATATACTGAAGAATAG